The DNA window ACGTCGCAACATGTCAGGCGGATTCCCGTCGGCGGGCGATCCAACCATTGGTTTCGCGGCGGGGGAGACTGTGCCGATGCGCGACGGGTTGACGATCGGGGAGTTCGCCACGCTCAGCCATCTGAGTGTGCGGACGCTGCGCCGGTATCACGAGGCCGGCCTGCTGGAGCCGGCCGACGTGGACCCGTTCACGAGGTACCGCTACTACCGGCCGGACCAGATCGGGACCGCTCAGGTTATTCACCGGCTGCGGCAGCTCGACGTGCCGCTGGCCGAGGTCGGGGCGATCATCGCGACCGACGACCCGCAGCAGCGGGCCGCGCTGATCGGCGGTCACCTGCGGCGGTTGGAGGAGGAGCTGGACCGTACCCGGTCGGCGGTGGTGTCGCTGCGCCGGCTGCTGCGCCCGGACCCGGCGGACCTGGCGGTGGAGATCCGCTCGGTTCCGGTCCGGCCGGTGGTGGCCGTCCGCGCGTCCGGGGTACGGCTGGAGGACTCGCTCGGCTGGTTCGGCGCGGCGATGGACGAGCTGGACGCGGCGTTTCCGCCGGGTGAGCGCATCGGTGCGGCGGGTGGGATCTACGCCAACGAGCTGTTCACCGAGGGTGCCGGTGACATGACCGTGTTCCGGCCGGTGCGGGAGCCGCGTGCCGCGGGGCGGATCGCGGTCGCGGAGCTACCGGCGGTTGATCTCGCGGTGACCGTGCACGCGGGCGCCCACGACGACATCGGTGTCACCTACGGCCGGTTGGGTGAATGGGTGGCGGCGCACACGCTGGGTGTCGGGGGACCGGTGCACGAGACGTACCTGGTCGGTCCGCGGGACGGCGTGGGCGTGGATCACTGGCGTACCGAGATCGGGTGGCCGGTTTTCCGGGTGGCGGGGGCTTGACTCTCCCCCTGGGGGAGGGCTGACCGTCGAGGGCATGGACATGACATTGCCGGCCCCGATCAGCACCTATCTCGCAGCGCACCGGGAGCACGACACGACCACGGCGATCGCGGCGTTCGCCGCCGATGCCACGGTGACCGACGAGGGGCGTACCCATGAGGGTGTCGATCAGATCCGGGCCTGGATGGAGAAATCCTCGGGGGAGTTCACCTACACCACCTCGTTCGTGAGTGCCTCTCGCGACGACGCCGGCGGGTGGGACGTGGTGCAGCACCTGGAGGGTGACTTCCCGGGCGGGGAGGTCGACCTGCATTTCCGGTTCGCGCTCGAGGGCGACCGGATCGCGCGGCTCGTGATCGAGCCGTAGGCGACAGGCACCGGGGAGATCCACGTAATACGATGCGATCATGGAATTCTGCGCGACTGCGGGCGTGCCCCGGTGAAGTGGTCACGCGTCGCGGCCGGTCCCGCGCCGGTCCTGGCCGTGGTGGTCGTCGCGGCCGCCGTGGCGGGCGCGGTCGCCTGGGCGGACCTGCCGGCCAGGCTCAGCGTCCACGGTGGATTCGTGGATCTCTCCGCTTATCGGTACGGCGGTCGCCTGGTGCTCGACGGCCTGCCGCTCTACGGGTCCCGGGACCCGGCGAC is part of the Actinoplanes missouriensis 431 genome and encodes:
- a CDS encoding nuclear transport factor 2 family protein, with translation MDMTLPAPISTYLAAHREHDTTTAIAAFAADATVTDEGRTHEGVDQIRAWMEKSSGEFTYTTSFVSASRDDAGGWDVVQHLEGDFPGGEVDLHFRFALEGDRIARLVIEP
- a CDS encoding MerR family transcriptional regulator; translated protein: MRDGLTIGEFATLSHLSVRTLRRYHEAGLLEPADVDPFTRYRYYRPDQIGTAQVIHRLRQLDVPLAEVGAIIATDDPQQRAALIGGHLRRLEEELDRTRSAVVSLRRLLRPDPADLAVEIRSVPVRPVVAVRASGVRLEDSLGWFGAAMDELDAAFPPGERIGAAGGIYANELFTEGAGDMTVFRPVREPRAAGRIAVAELPAVDLAVTVHAGAHDDIGVTYGRLGEWVAAHTLGVGGPVHETYLVGPRDGVGVDHWRTEIGWPVFRVAGA